The Streptomyces lienomycini sequence GCCGCGGCAGCTCGTCGAGCAGCTCGCCGGCGTCGTCGTCGGGCTCGTCCTCCTCGAAGTCGTCGTCCTCGGGCTCGGACTCGTCGTCTTCGTCCTCCTCGGACTCGAAGTCGTCCTCCGGCTCGAAGTCGTCCTCGGGCTCGAAGTCGTCCTCGGGCTCGGGCAGCTCCTCCGCCGGCACCACCGCCGCGTAAGGCCCGCCACCGCCGCGTAGGACCCACTTCTTACGGGACCCTGTCGTCGTCCGACGACGGGGTCTTCGGCGTCGCGCGGGGCGGCTAGGGTGCGGGCATGGCGAACAAGGTGAAGGCCGAGGACGCGCCGGGCGGGAACACGCCGGCGGAGCACGCGCGGGCCGAGATCGGCGTGATCGGCGGCTCCGGTTTCTACTCGTTCCTCGACGACGTGACCGAGGTCCGGGTCGACACCCCGTACGGACCGCCCAGCGACTCCCTCTTCGTCGGCGAGGTCGCCGGCCGCCGGGTCGCCTTCCTCCCCCGGCACGGCCGCGGCCACCATCTGCCGCCGCACCGGATCAACTACCGCGCCAACCTGTGGGCGCTGCGTTCGGTGGGCGCCCGCCAGGTCTTCGGCCCGTGCGCGGTCGGCGGCCTGCGCCCCGAGTACGGACCGGGCACGCTGCTGGTGCCGGACCAGTTCGTCGACCGTACGAAGTCCCGCCCGTCGACCTACTTCGACGGACTGCCGACGGCCGACGGCACGGTGCCCAACGTGGTGCACGTGTCGCTGGCCGACCCGTACTGCCCCACCGGACGGGCCGCCGCCCTGAAGGCGGCCCGGGGACGGGACTGGGAACCGGTGGACGGCGGCACCCTGGTCGTGGTCGAGGGCCCCCGTTTCGGAACCCGGGCCGAGTCCCTGTGGCACCGCGCCCAGGGCTGGTCGGTGGTGGGCATGACCGGCCACCCGGAGGCGACACTCGCCCGTGAACTGGAGCTCTGCTACACCTCCCTGACCCTCGTGACCGACCTCGACGCGGGTGCGGAGAGCGGCGAGGGCGTCTCCCACGAGGAGGTGCTGCGGGTGTTCGCGGCGAACGTGGACCGCCTGCGGGGCGTCCTGTTCGACGCGGTGGGCGCACTGCCGGCGACCGGGGAGCGGGACTGCCCGTGCGGGGCGGCGCTGGGCGGGATGGATCCGGGGATCGCACTGCCGTAGCGGGCCCTGGGACGGGCGGCGGATCCCTGGCGGCCCTGGGACGGGAGCTGGAGCTGGACCGGGAGCCGCGGGGCCGCGGGGCCGCGGGGCCGCGGGGCCGGAACGCATCGTTCCGGTGAGGGAGTTGTCCACAACCCTTCGGTGGTCCACCGGTCTCCGCGGGCCTCGGCGAAAAGCCTCATCGTGGGAGCGCAAGCCGATCCCTCGTCACAGGTGGTGGTCACCGTGCTCCGTCCCGCCCTGCCCTCCCCTTCCTCGTCCCCGGTCCCGTCATCGCTCCCGCCCGGCACCGACGCGCCGCCCACCTGTGAGGTGCCGCACTTCGCCCCGGTGCGGGTGCGGGGCGGGCGGCACGGGCTTCACCGGCTCGTGCGGCACCGGCGGCGTGCTCTGGCCGCCGGGCTCGCCGTCACGGCCGCCGCGCTGGTGGCGGCGGGCCCGTATCCGGGCACCGGCGGGCAGGACACGCGGCGGGCCCGCGGGCATCCGGTGGCCGAGCCGGTGCGCGAGCGGCACGGCACCCGGCTCGTGACGGCGCCGGTGCGGATCGCCGACGCGGCCACGGTGCGGCTGCTCGGGCCGGGCGACCGGGTCGACGTGGTCGCGACCGGGGACGGTGGTGCGGGCGACGCGTCCGTGGTCGCGCGCGGTGCGCGGGTGACGAAGGTGCCGGAGCCCGTGGAGGGTGCGGCGGAGGCCGGGGCCCTGGTCGTCGTCTCGGTGCCGCGCGCCACCGCCCACCGTCTGGTCGGCGCGGCTACCACATCCCGGCTGGCGGTGACCCTGTGCTGACCCCGTCAAGTCGCTCGTTCGTGGGAACGGATTGGACAGGATGGCCCAACGCTGTCGTAGGTTGCGGAGCGTTTGGTTCCTACATCTGTTCAAGCAAGGAGTGCTCCCACCGTGAGCGAGAAGAGCGAGCCGAGCGTCTGGCAGGGCTTCAAGGCCTTCCTGATGCGCGGAAACGTCATCGACCTGGCGGTGGCGGTCGTCATCGGCGCCGCCTTCACCAAGATCGTCAACTCGGTGGTGGAGGGCATCATCAACCCCCTGGTCGGGGCGTTCGGGACGCAGAGCCTGGACAGTTACAGCTCGTGCCTGAAGGGCCCGTGCACCGGGACCGGCGACAGCGCGACGGGCGTACGGATCGAGTGGGGCCACGTGCTGGGCGCGACCCTCACGTTCCTGATCACCGCCGCCGTCGTCTACTTCCTGATGGTGCTGCCCATGTCGAAGTACCTGGCCCGGCAGGAGGCCCGCCGCAAGGCGAAGGAAAGCACCGAGGAGATCATCGAGGTCTCCGAGCTGGAGGTGCTCAAGGAGATCCGCGACACACTGATCGCCCAGCGCGGTTCGGGCCAGGACCGCTCCTAGCGCGGGCGCCCGTGACGGGGGCGGTGACCCCCACGGCTCACAGGTGGTGGGGCGGCTTCTCGTCGAGGAAGCGCTTCAGGTCGGCCGCGCTGTCGCCCTCGGGCCGCTCACCCCAGCCCCGGTCGGTGTCGTCCGAGGTCTGCTGGTCCAGCGGGTCGTCGAAGACCAGCGCCTGCTTGGGCGCGCGGGGCTCGGGTTCGGGGGCGGTACTCATGCTTCCAGGGTACGGCGCGGCCCGTGGACCAGGTCCCGTCCGTCCGGCTCGCCACGGCGGACGGCGCGATACGCGGGCGCGTCCGCACCGTCTCTGCTGTGCTGGGAGCCATGACGTCCAGTCCCTCCCCCACGAGTGCCCCCACCGGCCCGCCCGACGGCCCTCCCCCGGTGCGCAGGCTGAAGTCCCGCCACCGGCACGAGCCGCACCGCGTCGCCACTCCGCTGGAGCTCCTGTTCGACCTGTGCTTCGTCGTCGCCATCGCCCAGGCGGGCGGCCAGCTGGTGCACTCGGTCGCCGACGGCCACGCGGGCGAAGGCGTCCTCAACTACGCGATGGTCTTCTTCGCCATCTGGTGGGCCTGGATGAACTTCACCTGGTTCGCCTCGGCGTACGACAACGACGACGTGCTCTACCGGGTCGTCACACTGGTCCAGATCGCCGGTGTGCTGGTCCTGGCGGCCGGGGTCTCCCGGGCCTTCGACGACCACGACTGGACGCCCGTCGTCATCGGCTACGTCATCATGCGGGCCGCCATGTCGGCGCAGTGGCTCAGGGCGAGCCGGTCCGCCGCGCCACCGGAGAGCACGATGGCCCGGAGGTACTCCGGTGGCGTGCTGCTCTGCCAGGCCGGCTGGCTGGGTCTGTTGTTCCTGCCGGAGGGCGGCCGGGGTTGGCTGTTCCTGGTCATGGTGGTGCTGGAGCTGTGCGTGCCGGCGTTCGCCGAGCGCGGGCACCCCTCGTCCTGGCACCCGCACCACATCTCGGAGCGATACGGGCTGCTCACGATCATCGTGCTCGGCGAGACCGTCGCCGCGGCCACGGTGGCGGTGAAGTCGGGCATCGACGAACACGACGCCCTGGGCAAGGTGCTGCCGATCGGGGCCGGCGGGCTGCTGATCGTCTTCGCCGCCTGGTGGATCTACTTCGTGGTACCCGTCCACAGCTATCTGCGCTCCAGCAGACAGTCCTTCCTGTGGGGCTACGGCCACTACCTGGTGTTCGCCTCGGCGGCGGCGATCGGGGCGGGGCTGGAGGTGGCGGTGGAACAGACCGTGGGCAAGGCGCACATCTCGACGCCGGCGGCGTCCGCAGCGGTGACCGTGCCGACGGCGGTGTTCCTGCTCACGGTGTGGGCGCTGCACGCGCGGCACTTCAAGGTGGGCGCCGCCGAGCAGCTCGTGCTGCCGACCGCGGCACTTCTGGTGCTCGGCTGCACCTTCCTCGGCGGCGGGGCGGTGCTCGCGGCGGGGATCGTGCTGTCCCTGGCCGTGGCGGCCGGGGTGACGCTGACCGCCCGGCGCACCGGGAGGGAGCGGCAGGCGGCGGCACCGGCCGCCTGAGACGCGGCAGGCCCCCGCCTCGCCGCCTCGCCGCCGTGACCACCGCACCCCGTGACCACCGCGTCCCGGCCCGTGGCCGCCGGTCCCCCTGCCCTGCGGGGGGCTGGACGAGACTGGCCGTATGACAGTTGACGCATTGACGGACGTCGCCGGTCTGCGGGTGGGGCATGCGACGCGGGCCGGGGACGGGTGGCTCACGGGGACGACGGTGGTGCTCGCGCCGGAGGGCGGGGCGGTCGCCGGTGTGGATGTGCGCGGCGGTGGACCGGGCACCAAGGAGACCGACGCCCTCGATCCGCGCAACCTGGTGCAGAAGGTCCACGCGGTGGTGCTGACCGGTGGCAGCGCCTACGGGCTCGACGCGGCGTCGGGGGTGATGGCCTGGCTGGAGGAGCGGGGACGCGGGGTGCGGGTCGGTCCGGACCCGGCGCACGTGGTGCCGGTGGTGCCCGCGGCCTGCGTCTTCGACCTGGGGCGCGGCGGCGACTTCCGGGCCAGGCCGGACGCGGCCACCGGATACGCGGCGGCCGAGGCGGCCCACGTGAGCACGCCGGGCGCCGGGGTGGCCGAGGGGTGCGTCGGGGCGGGCACGGGAGCCGTGGTCGGCACGCTGA is a genomic window containing:
- a CDS encoding FmdB family zinc ribbon protein; this encodes MPTYQYQCTECGEGLEAVQKFTDDALTECPNCQGRLKKVFSAVGIVFKGSGFYRNDSRGSSSSSSPASSSGSSSSKSSSSGSDSSSSSSSDSKSSSGSKSSSGSKSSSGSGSSSAGTTAA
- a CDS encoding S-methyl-5'-thioadenosine phosphorylase codes for the protein MANKVKAEDAPGGNTPAEHARAEIGVIGGSGFYSFLDDVTEVRVDTPYGPPSDSLFVGEVAGRRVAFLPRHGRGHHLPPHRINYRANLWALRSVGARQVFGPCAVGGLRPEYGPGTLLVPDQFVDRTKSRPSTYFDGLPTADGTVPNVVHVSLADPYCPTGRAAALKAARGRDWEPVDGGTLVVVEGPRFGTRAESLWHRAQGWSVVGMTGHPEATLARELELCYTSLTLVTDLDAGAESGEGVSHEEVLRVFAANVDRLRGVLFDAVGALPATGERDCPCGAALGGMDPGIALP
- the mscL gene encoding large conductance mechanosensitive channel protein MscL, with amino-acid sequence MSEKSEPSVWQGFKAFLMRGNVIDLAVAVVIGAAFTKIVNSVVEGIINPLVGAFGTQSLDSYSSCLKGPCTGTGDSATGVRIEWGHVLGATLTFLITAAVVYFLMVLPMSKYLARQEARRKAKESTEEIIEVSELEVLKEIRDTLIAQRGSGQDRS
- a CDS encoding low temperature requirement protein A, producing the protein MTSSPSPTSAPTGPPDGPPPVRRLKSRHRHEPHRVATPLELLFDLCFVVAIAQAGGQLVHSVADGHAGEGVLNYAMVFFAIWWAWMNFTWFASAYDNDDVLYRVVTLVQIAGVLVLAAGVSRAFDDHDWTPVVIGYVIMRAAMSAQWLRASRSAAPPESTMARRYSGGVLLCQAGWLGLLFLPEGGRGWLFLVMVVLELCVPAFAERGHPSSWHPHHISERYGLLTIIVLGETVAAATVAVKSGIDEHDALGKVLPIGAGGLLIVFAAWWIYFVVPVHSYLRSSRQSFLWGYGHYLVFASAAAIGAGLEVAVEQTVGKAHISTPAASAAVTVPTAVFLLTVWALHARHFKVGAAEQLVLPTAALLVLGCTFLGGGAVLAAGIVLSLAVAAGVTLTARRTGRERQAAAPAA